The following DNA comes from Pirellulales bacterium.
ATGCCGCGCTGGCCATCTTCGAGCGAAGCGGTGATGCCGAGCGCCGCCAGGGCGAACTTCGAGGCGTTGTAGCCCACGCCGCCCAGCAGCCCGGCTCGCTTGCCGGCGATCGAGCCGATGTTCACGATCAGCCCGTCGTGGCGCTCGCGCATGCCCGGCAATACCGCTTGCATGGCATGGAACGCGCCGGTGGCGTTCACATCGAGCATGCGCTGCCAATCCTCGGGCGAGAGTTCGGCCAGCGATCGTTTCACCACGTTCGTGCCGGCGCTGTTGACCAGGATGTCGATCGGGCCGAGTTCCTTCTCCGTCCAGGCGACGAGCTTCTGCACGCTCTCGCGCGAGGCCACTTCGACCGGATGGCAGAGAATCTTGCCTGCCGAGGCATATTCCGCGGCTGCCGCCTTGAGCTTGGCTTCGTCGCGGCCGGCGATGACCACGCGGCAGCCCTCGCGCGCCAGGGCCACGGCCGTGGCCAGTCCGATTCCGCTTCCGCCCCCCGTTACCAGTGCCGTTTTGCCGGAAAGTCGCATGGTGTGGTGCTTCCAAGGTGAAAGAAGTTCTGTGGATTAGTTTGTTGCTTGAGGGAGCAGCGTCCAGCGCAGCGTGACGTCGCTCGAATCGGCCGCGGCCAACTCATCGGTCGAAGCGTAATGCTTCGCTGCCACTTGCCGACCCGGCGTCGAGATTTCCAGTTCGCTCACCGCGAGCGGCCAGGGGGCCAGCAGCACGCGTCCGCCCGGTTGCGGCGTGAGCGAGAGCTTCGCCGAGGGGGTGTCGAACGTGACGCTTTCGGTGCGCTGGCTGCAGCACAACCAGAGGCTCAACAGATCGAACCACTGCAGCTCTGCCAGACTGCGGGCCGCCGTGGCCTGGGCTTCCGCGGCCGTGGCGCCGTGCATGACGCACCACTGGCGCAGCCAGGTCGAGATGGCGTTTTCTTGCCGCGCCTGAAACGAGAGGGCGAGTTGGCGATGCGCGGGGATCTCGCTCCACCGCGAGCTGAATCGCAACAGCAGCGCGGTGAAATGTCCCGCCACCATGCAACCTGGCAACGGACCCTGTTGTGCTGCCGCGTCGATCGAGCCCTGCCAGATCGGCAACCAGACCTCGATCGGCACCTCGGTGAAATCGAGCGGTCGGCCGGTTTGCGGGTCGACCGTGGGGCGGCGCTCCCAGGCGGCCCAGCCGTCGTCGTGGTGTTCGATGCCGGCCAGCACCTCGCCGCGCGGAACGAGCGGTTCGAAGGGGGCGTTCCCCCAAGCCTCGGCGATGCGCGCAGCGAGCCGGGCGTGCTCGACCTGGGAAACGAGAATCCAGGCCGGCTGGCCATTCGCATCGGTCGCGTCGCGGCGAATCATCGGCAGCGCGGGAATATCGAGGAACCGCGGCACGACGATACCGCGACGGGATGCCCCAGCAACCCGCGCGATTCTATGCGACCGGAGAGGCGACTCTCAAGCACCGTCTTACTTCGTGCTCTGCCCTGGCAAGGGAGGACCGGCGGGGCTCGCGGGGGCATTCTCCTGCGCTGCCGTGGCGCCCGCGGGGGTCGGCTCGGGCAGGTTGTCAAAGGCTTTCAGGAAGTAGACCGTATCGGCCAGGCGTTTGCCCGCCTCGCCAAAGCGTTCGACGAGGGCCTCTTCGACGGTGAACAGCAAGACGGCCTGATTGCCCGTCTCGTCAGTCACGTGGACGTAGCTCCACTGAATCGGCAGTTCCGAGGCGGTGCCGGTGGCGTCGACGCGCAGAAGGCGGCGTCCGAGCGGGTCGTGTCCTTCGCTGGCCCGCACGAACTGGCCAAAGTGGCTCCCCAGGCTCTGCTCGATCTCGTGCTGGAACTTTTCGAGCGAAGGGACGTTTTGCGGGCCATTCTGCGCGGGCACCGAGATGTTGCACTGGGCGATCAACTCGCCCCGATCGATGTAGCGAAACACCGTCGATTTGCCCTCGTCGTTCATGATGAACCAACGGCGGTCGTACAGGACACCGTAGTTGCCGCCGAACGATTCGTGGCTCAAACGAGTATCGATGTTCGTGAAGGACTGATTCGTCAGCTTCAAGGCGGCCGGTTCGAGTGACGCGCTCGTGACGCCGGGCGTGAGCTTCATCTGCAGCTTGGCGACGACATCGATGCCCGGATCGACATGGCCGATCGAGCGGCGCTCTTTGATGGCCATGGCGAACCAGGTGATGCGGCCAATTCCGAGATCGAACTTGTACTTGGCTCGCAGTTCGATTTCCGAGGCCACGCCGTGAATCGCCCCATGGACGGTGCCGCTCAATTCGACCTTGGCGGCGTTATCGCTGACGTCGACGAGCAGGCTTTCGACGTCGGTGGCGCTGGTGGCCTCGAGGCCCAGGAGCAGGGCCAGCGACTCGGCGCTCTGTGGCCAGCGTTGACCCTGGCTGACGGGCGCGGTGGGCAGGATCGCCTCGATCGCCAGGCTGTTGCCTTGGACGTCGATCAGATCGAGTTCTTCGCGGAGCAGGGGGCCGTCGGGGCTGAAAACCGTGGCCCCCGACTTCCCCATCGCGACCCCGATCAGCCGGCGCTCGCCACGCAACTCCGGATGGACGGACCCCTTCTCGATTTTGATATCGGCATTCGCCTGGGTGTAGTGACGCAGGGCCCGGAGCGAGGCCAGTGAGTTGGGGGCCCCGTCGATGAGCTTCTCGTCATAGACCAGCTTGGCATTCACCACGAGGGGTAACTTGGCCACCTTCTCGCTTTCGACCAGGCTCAGGTCGCCGGCCACTTCGAGCAGCGTTTCGACGTGAGTCGTCTCTCCCTTGGTTCGCGACGAGACCAGGCGATACGTCTTGCCCGCACTGCCCGGCGAATCGGCGGCGTCCGCTGAAACCAACGACAGCCCAACGGCGAGCAACAGGGTCGACAGCACCCACATCGACCAGCGCGAAACACGCATGGCGAACACCTCGAAGAGACCAGACCACTTAGAGAACCAGCTGACGGACCGGAACGTTGGATCGATCTTGTGGATCGCAACAGGCGTCCGGGCGGGGAATGGGCCGCTGTCGGTTCATCGGTCCACCAAGAGAGCCGAGTTCAGTCAATCTGTGCCGGTCGCCCGGGTCGGGAAGAGCTTTCCATCCACCCGTTGGTTGGGTATGTTTCGCGGCTCCCTTCCCTCCATTGGTATGGAAGTCGCAGGTTAGCCGCAGGAAGGGTCATAACGTGTTATATTTCAGGGAGATACAGATGGTAGTTCTGTGTCTCG
Coding sequences within:
- a CDS encoding DUF3891 family protein; amino-acid sequence: MPRFLDIPALPMIRRDATDANGQPAWILVSQVEHARLAARIAEAWGNAPFEPLVPRGEVLAGIEHHDDGWAAWERRPTVDPQTGRPLDFTEVPIEVWLPIWQGSIDAAAQQGPLPGCMVAGHFTALLLRFSSRWSEIPAHRQLALSFQARQENAISTWLRQWCVMHGATAAEAQATAARSLAELQWFDLLSLWLCCSQRTESVTFDTPSAKLSLTPQPGGRVLLAPWPLAVSELEISTPGRQVAAKHYASTDELAAADSSDVTLRWTLLPQATN
- a CDS encoding SDR family oxidoreductase — its product is MRLSGKTALVTGGGSGIGLATAVALAREGCRVVIAGRDEAKLKAAAAEYASAGKILCHPVEVASRESVQKLVAWTEKELGPIDILVNSAGTNVVKRSLAELSPEDWQRMLDVNATGAFHAMQAVLPGMRERHDGLIVNIGSIAGKRAGLLGGVGYNASKFALAALGITASLEDGQRGIRVTTVHPGEVDTPILKNRPVPVTEEHRARILQSEDVAAAVLMVACLPPRAHVPELVIKPTSQDYV